One Senegalia massiliensis DNA window includes the following coding sequences:
- a CDS encoding nucleotidyltransferase gives MKIVGLVTEYNPFHNGHKYHLEQSKLETNCNYSVAVMSGNFVQRGEPAICDKWTRAKMAIDSGVDLVLELPTLYSTMSAEYFSYGAVKLLDSLNVIDYISFGSETNDLESLIKISKVLESEPKNFKYHLKKYLNKGMSFPKARSEALKNIFDDYKIDNIINNPNNILAIEYIKSLINLNSTIKPYSIKRIVSDYNEIILTGNISSATAIRRSLIAKGISDKKTCYSLPINSKKDISKYLANYSSFNQLINFNDILIYKLRTIDKDCLKEFIDIETGLENRIIEAANKFDNIMDIIKNIKTKRYTYTRIQRILIHILLDINYKKDQIYNFPLYIRVLGANKKGFEILKNIKSNSNLPIINKVADFRKSNANKMFDLDIKASNIYFIGLNNKTNIKNNFDFYISPYIRT, from the coding sequence ATGAAAATTGTTGGTCTTGTTACTGAATATAACCCTTTTCATAATGGTCATAAATACCATCTAGAACAATCTAAATTAGAGACAAATTGTAACTATAGTGTAGCTGTGATGAGTGGAAATTTTGTTCAAAGAGGAGAACCTGCTATATGTGATAAATGGACTCGAGCTAAGATGGCAATAGACTCTGGAGTTGATTTAGTATTAGAATTACCTACTTTATACTCTACTATGAGTGCTGAATATTTCTCATATGGTGCTGTTAAATTATTAGATTCTTTAAATGTTATAGATTATATATCTTTCGGAAGTGAGACAAATGATTTAGAATCTCTTATAAAAATTTCAAAAGTATTAGAATCTGAACCTAAAAATTTTAAATATCATTTAAAAAAATATTTAAATAAAGGGATGTCTTTTCCTAAAGCTAGAAGTGAAGCTTTAAAAAATATCTTTGATGATTATAAAATTGATAACATAATAAATAATCCTAACAATATATTAGCAATAGAATATATAAAGTCATTGATAAACTTAAATAGCACAATAAAACCTTACTCAATTAAAAGAATAGTTTCAGATTATAATGAAATTATTCTAACTGGAAATATATCGAGCGCTACTGCAATAAGAAGATCTTTAATTGCTAAAGGTATTTCAGATAAGAAAACATGTTATTCTTTACCTATTAATAGTAAAAAAGATATATCAAAATACTTAGCAAATTATAGTTCTTTCAATCAATTAATTAACTTTAATGATATTCTAATATATAAATTAAGAACTATAGATAAGGATTGCTTAAAAGAATTTATAGATATAGAAACTGGTCTTGAAAATAGAATAATAGAGGCTGCAAATAAATTTGATAATATAATGGATATAATAAAAAATATTAAGACTAAAAGATATACTTATACTAGAATCCAAAGAATTTTAATTCATATACTATTAGATATTAATTATAAAAAAGATCAAATTTATAATTTTCCACTTTATATCCGTGTTTTAGGCGCTAACAAAAAAGGTTTTGAAATACTTAAAAATATAAAGTCTAATTCAAATTTGCCTATCATAAATAAGGTAGCTGACTTCAGAAAAAGTAACGCAAACAAAATGTTTGATTTAGATATAAAAGCATCAAATATATATTTTATAGGATTAAATAATAAAACAAATATAAAAAATAATTTTGATTTTTATATTTCTCCTTATATTAGAACATAA
- the ylbJ gene encoding sporulation integral membrane protein YlbJ, with amino-acid sequence MNYLFYLIIFLFFYIIIKRRYLFKFKNLLYPFIFIVLIILTVLYPKNSIDAALRGIDVWFFTVLPSLLPFFIISEITIQLGFVNFIGTLISPLMRPLFNIPGEGAFVFAMSVTSGYPVGAKLISKLRLENKISQVEAQRLASFASTSGPLFIIGAVSIGMFNNERLGFLLILSHYLGSITLGLIFRFFKYNVKSCQISMNYKKNLKDSYNNLLKNKSIGNIMSDAMQDAMNTILIIGGFIIFYSVVIESLNSLNIVYYIMKSFENIGVFIEEDIIKGFLFGIIEITNGTKILSQSIESNSLHIYVLVSILIGWSGISIHSQALSFFSKIDINNRIYLFSKLMHGLFAGAFTIILYKPLMIKSISVFNYSSKIKNSSNYFGNFFDHIYISFKIILFILFLLTISSLISSILYNIYKVILKGPK; translated from the coding sequence ATGAATTATTTATTCTATTTAATTATATTTTTATTTTTCTATATTATAATTAAAAGAAGATATTTATTTAAATTTAAAAATTTATTATATCCTTTTATATTTATTGTACTTATAATATTAACAGTGTTATACCCTAAAAATTCTATAGATGCCGCATTAAGAGGGATAGATGTTTGGTTTTTTACTGTACTACCTTCTCTTCTACCTTTTTTTATAATTTCTGAAATAACTATTCAATTAGGATTTGTGAATTTTATAGGTACATTAATTAGTCCTTTAATGCGTCCCTTATTTAATATTCCAGGTGAGGGAGCTTTTGTATTTGCAATGAGTGTAACTTCAGGATATCCAGTGGGAGCTAAATTAATTTCTAAATTAAGATTAGAGAATAAGATTTCTCAAGTAGAAGCGCAAAGGCTTGCTTCTTTCGCTTCTACTTCCGGACCTTTATTTATAATAGGAGCTGTCTCTATAGGGATGTTTAATAATGAGAGATTAGGATTCCTTTTAATATTATCTCATTACCTTGGATCTATTACATTAGGTTTAATATTTAGATTCTTTAAATATAATGTTAAGTCATGCCAGATAAGTATGAATTATAAAAAGAACTTAAAAGATTCTTATAATAATCTTTTAAAAAACAAAAGTATTGGTAATATTATGTCTGATGCAATGCAAGATGCAATGAATACAATACTAATAATTGGTGGATTTATTATTTTTTATTCAGTAGTTATAGAATCATTAAATTCGCTTAATATTGTTTATTATATTATGAAGTCATTTGAAAATATAGGTGTTTTTATTGAAGAGGATATTATTAAGGGATTTTTATTTGGAATTATAGAAATAACTAATGGTACCAAAATTCTTTCACAATCAATAGAAAGCAACAGTTTACATATTTATGTTCTAGTTAGTATATTAATAGGATGGAGCGGCATCTCTATTCATAGTCAAGCATTAAGTTTTTTTTCTAAAATAGATATAAATAACAGAATATATCTATTTTCTAAGTTAATGCATGGTTTATTTGCTGGAGCTTTTACAATAATTCTTTATAAACCTCTAATGATTAAATCAATAAGTGTTTTTAATTATTCTTCTAAAATTAAAAACAGTTCAAATTATTTTGGAAATTTTTTTGACCATATATATATATCATTTAAAATAATTCTATTCATACTTTTTCTATTAACTATATCTTCACTTATATCTTCTATACTTTATAATATATATAAAGTCATATTAAAAGGACCTAAATAG
- a CDS encoding ATP synthase F0 subunit B, which produces MDLLKLLNEIEEILEESSSIPLSGKVMVDKHEVLDILNEIRSKLPDEIKQAEWIREERQRILAEAQKEAETVTKEARLHIEEMVERDEITKRAQARADEIIQKAQSNAKDIRLGGREYADELLKTVQSQLEELLKTVDQNRNELNEM; this is translated from the coding sequence TTAGAAGAAAGCTCAAGTATACCCTTATCGGGTAAAGTGATGGTGGACAAGCATGAAGTTTTAGACATTCTTAATGAAATAAGATCTAAGTTACCAGATGAAATAAAGCAAGCAGAGTGGATTAGAGAAGAAAGACAAAGAATACTTGCTGAAGCACAGAAAGAGGCAGAGACAGTTACAAAAGAAGCAAGGTTACATATAGAAGAAATGGTTGAAAGAGATGAAATAACTAAAAGAGCTCAGGCAAGAGCAGATGAAATTATTCAAAAAGCACAAAGTAATGCTAAAGATATAAGACTAGGTGGTAGAGAATACGCTGATGAATTATTAAAAACTGTACAAAGTCAATTAGAAGAGCTACTTAAGACAGTTGATCAAAATAGAAATGAATTAAACGAAATGTAA